From one Perca fluviatilis chromosome 10, GENO_Pfluv_1.0, whole genome shotgun sequence genomic stretch:
- the stard15 gene encoding START domain-containing protein 10, whose translation MAVQIPDDSVFSSFKDQCLSPDGWISRYSKGGVTVWCQAEESRTVQKLKMRIVCKDVAAETLYDVLHDTSYRRKWDTNMIDTYDIGRLTANADVGYYSWKCPSPLKNRDFVTMRSWLPLGNDYLIINYSVKHPQHPPKKDYVRAVSLLTGYLIQSNGAGCSTLYYLTQMDPRGSLPKWVVNRVSQFVAPKAMRKIYKASLKYPDWKRKHSPALKPWMFPEQNSLPSISVGELTLQRGDSLENIDESGAAEEKTHHSEDEET comes from the exons ATGGCTGTGCAGATCCCAGATGACTCGGTCTTCTCCTCCTTTAAGGACCAGTGTCTGAGCCCCGACGGCTGGATCAGCCGCTACAGTAAGGGGGGGGTGACGGTGTGGTGCCAAGCCGAGGAGAGCCGGACCGTGCAGAAACTCAAG aTGAGGATAGTGTGTAAGGACGTGGCAGCGGAGACGCTGTACGACGTCCTCCATGACACCAGCTACCGCAGGAAGTGGGACACCAACATGATCGACACGTACGACATCGGCCGGCTGACCGCCAACGCAGACGTCGGATATTACTCCT GGAAGTGTCCGAGTCCTCTGAAGAACCGAGACTTTGTGACGATGAGATCTTGGCTTCCTCTCGGCAACGACTACCTGATAATCAACTACTCCGTCAAACACCCC CAACATCCTCCGAAGAAGGACTACGTCCGAGCTGTGTCGCTGCTGACCGGATACCTGATCCAGTCCAACGGAGCCGGCTGCTCCACGCTCTACTACCTGACCCAGATGGACCCCCGAG GCTCGTTACCTAAGTGGGTGGTGAACCGAGTCTCTCAGTTTGTGGCTCCCAAG GCGATGAGGAAGATCTACAAGGCGTCCCTGAAGTACCCAGACTGGAAGAGGAAGCACTCTCCGGCCCTGAAGCCCTGGATGTTCCCGGAGCAGAATTCGCTGCCGAGCATTAGCGTGGGCGAGCTGACGCTGCAGCGTGGAGACTCTCTGGAGAACATCGACGAGAGCGGCGCCGCCGAGGAGAAGACGCACCACAGCGAAGACGAAGAGACATGA
- the LOC120566823 gene encoding sialoadhesin-like isoform X1 encodes MAVWDKKILWAVMVVLTGALGQRVNYLYPVVNYPDPVCGIKGSTVTLPCSFTPLKPVSDNGREVLIEIIRVIWCKNHELCVFTTPSVYDSESNNNDPRYRYLGDKKGNCTLQISDLQKEDDATFRFRMEANDPRASFTNQSGVRVTVVDPTQMKIRSSRDDGEFKRGEAVTLNCSAATCTIHQLEVTWFRDGSALSETCPTLHLSTLTAKDSGNYTCGLKKNERTLSVPYSMHVEEGGEGSLPLIVRLVVGGLLVLFAVIVVVCLIKRTAKKAEDSVIYSSGAIYSTGLRQTTP; translated from the exons ATGGCAGTTTGGGACAAAAAGATTCTCTGGGCCGTCATGGTGGTCCTGACAG GTGCTCTGGGTCAAAGAGTGAACTATCTATATCCTGTTGTGAACTATCCAGATCCTGTTTGTGGTATAAAAGGATCGACCGTGACCCTCCCCTGCTCCTTCACACCACTGAAGCCTGTCAGTGACAATGGAAGAGAAGTTTTGATTGAGATCATCAGAGTCATCTGGTGCAAGAACCATGAACTCTGTGTTTTTACCACTCCGTCTGTGTACGACAGCGAATCAAACAACAACGACCCTCGTTACAGATATCTGGGAGACAAGAAGGGAAACTGCACTTTACAGATCTCAGATTTACAGAAGGAAGACGAcgcaacttttcgcttcagaaTGGAAGCTAATGATCCTAGAGCATCTTTCACTAACCAATCAGGAGTGAGAGTCACAGTCGTAG atcCGACACAGATGAAGATAAGAAGCTCCAGAGATGACGGAGAGTTTAAAAGAGGGGAAGCAGTCACACTGAACTGTTCTGCTGCAACCTGCACTATCCACCAACTGGAGGTCACCTGGTTCAGAGATGGCTCCGCCCTCTCAGAGACTTGCCCCACCCTCCATCTCAGCACTCTGACTGCAAAGGATTCTGGGAACTACACCTGTGGTTTGAAGAAGAACGAGCGCACCCTCTCGGTGCCGTACAGCATGCATGTGGAGGAAG gaggagagggaagtCTGCCTTTAATCGTTCGGCTGGTGGTCGGGGGCCTGCTGGTTCTCTTCGCTGTTATTGTGGTCGTCTGCCTCATCAAAAG aACGGCGAAGAAGGCGGAGGACTCAGTCATCTACAGCTCTGGAGCCATCTACAGCACAGGCTTAAGACAAACCACACCATGA
- the LOC120566823 gene encoding uncharacterized protein LOC120566823 isoform X2 has protein sequence MAVWDKKILWAVMVVLTDPVCGIKGSTVTLPCSFTPLKPVSDNGREVLIEIIRVIWCKNHELCVFTTPSVYDSESNNNDPRYRYLGDKKGNCTLQISDLQKEDDATFRFRMEANDPRASFTNQSGVRVTVVDPTQMKIRSSRDDGEFKRGEAVTLNCSAATCTIHQLEVTWFRDGSALSETCPTLHLSTLTAKDSGNYTCGLKKNERTLSVPYSMHVEEGGEGSLPLIVRLVVGGLLVLFAVIVVVCLIKRTAKKAEDSVIYSSGAIYSTGLRQTTP, from the exons ATGGCAGTTTGGGACAAAAAGATTCTCTGGGCCGTCATGGTGGTCCTGACAG ATCCTGTTTGTGGTATAAAAGGATCGACCGTGACCCTCCCCTGCTCCTTCACACCACTGAAGCCTGTCAGTGACAATGGAAGAGAAGTTTTGATTGAGATCATCAGAGTCATCTGGTGCAAGAACCATGAACTCTGTGTTTTTACCACTCCGTCTGTGTACGACAGCGAATCAAACAACAACGACCCTCGTTACAGATATCTGGGAGACAAGAAGGGAAACTGCACTTTACAGATCTCAGATTTACAGAAGGAAGACGAcgcaacttttcgcttcagaaTGGAAGCTAATGATCCTAGAGCATCTTTCACTAACCAATCAGGAGTGAGAGTCACAGTCGTAG atcCGACACAGATGAAGATAAGAAGCTCCAGAGATGACGGAGAGTTTAAAAGAGGGGAAGCAGTCACACTGAACTGTTCTGCTGCAACCTGCACTATCCACCAACTGGAGGTCACCTGGTTCAGAGATGGCTCCGCCCTCTCAGAGACTTGCCCCACCCTCCATCTCAGCACTCTGACTGCAAAGGATTCTGGGAACTACACCTGTGGTTTGAAGAAGAACGAGCGCACCCTCTCGGTGCCGTACAGCATGCATGTGGAGGAAG gaggagagggaagtCTGCCTTTAATCGTTCGGCTGGTGGTCGGGGGCCTGCTGGTTCTCTTCGCTGTTATTGTGGTCGTCTGCCTCATCAAAAG aACGGCGAAGAAGGCGGAGGACTCAGTCATCTACAGCTCTGGAGCCATCTACAGCACAGGCTTAAGACAAACCACACCATGA